The Apodemus sylvaticus chromosome 19, mApoSyl1.1, whole genome shotgun sequence sequence GCTGCACAGTGTGATCCCAAGTCAACAAGAAGAGACTATAGTTCAAATTCATAACTGGCATGCAAAGACTGAACCACatcagcctctgtgggcacagtcCCATCAACATTCCTCACCATTGCCCACAGGGAAAAGGAGAGGCGTGTGCATAGTAGAGGAGTGGGCGGTGCCTTCTGCGGGTGATCCCACTAATACAATATTCTGAGCAACTGCTTCTGGGGGTCCCGGGAGCCGCGGCCTGCTGAGCTCGGACGCCCTGGCAGCAGCGTTGCAGGGAGCGCGCGCCTTGCTCCAGCCACCGGCTAGCGCTCTGGGGTCCCCAGGACGCGGGCGGCGGGAGACGCAGTGCGAGGACCCAGGCCGGGTTCCCAGGCCATGGTCGCGGTCACCTGACGGGCTGCGGCTGCCTCCATGAAGCCTGAGAGCGATAGGTGCTCGGCTTGGGCCACCGCGCCCCCCTGCTCATGCTGCAGCTGGTCCTCCTCTCCTGGAGTGAAGAAGAGCTGCAGCTCCACGCCGCAGGAGCTGCACCGCCTGGAGCAGGACGACCTGTACCTGGACATCACGGACCCGCCAGGTCCTTCCCTTGCCCTGCTTTCCAGATGCTTTGGAGTCCTGAGATGAGAGGGCACAGGGACCCCTCTGATGGCCGAGGTGATCCGAATCGCCTTTGTTTTGCCATTCTCTACAGCAGACCAAAGAGTGCATCAAACGGACATTATTTCAGCATAGATAAAACGAGCTAGAGTATGAGAACTTCTATGCAGATTTTGGATCACTCAATCTCGCCATGGTTTACAGATATTGTTGCAAGATAAATAAGAAGCTCAAGTCCATTACAATGCTGaggaagaaaattatccattttaccgGCACTGATCAGAGAAAGCAAGCGAATGCTGCCTTCCTTATCGGGtgttatatgattatatatttggGAAGGACACCAGAAGACGCGTATAGAACTTTAATCTTCGGAGATACAGCTTATATTCCTTTCAGAGATGCTGCCTACGGAAGCTGCAGTTTCTACATTACACTTCTCGACTGTTTTCACGCAGTAAAGAAGGCAATGCAGTATGGCTTCTTTAATTTCAACTCATTTAAccttgatgaatatgaacacTATGAAAAAGCAGAAAATGGAGATTTCAACTGGATAATACCAGAGCGGTTTCTTACCTTCTGTGGGCCGCATTCAAGATCCAGGCTGGAAAGTGGTTACCACCAACATTCTCCGGAGActtatattccatattttaagAATCACAATGTAACTACCATTATTCGTCTGAATAAAAGGATGTATGATGCTAAGCGCTTTACGGATGCTGGATTTTATCACCATGATCTTTTCTTTCCGGATGGCAGCACCCCTGCTGAGGCAATTGTCCAAGAATTTCTGGATATTTGTGAAAATGTCGAGGGTGCCATTGCAGTGCATTGTAAAGCTGGTCTTGATCGAACAGGCACTCTGATAGGCTGCTACCTCATGAAGCATCACAGGATGACGGCAGCCGAGAGCATTGCCTGGCTCAGAATCTGTAGACCTGGCTCAGTGATTGGGGCCCAGCAACAGTTTCTGGTCATGAAACAATCAAGCCTCTGGCTGGAAGGCGACTATTTCCATCAGACGTTAAGAGGGCAGGAGAACGGACCCCTCAGAGAAGACTTCTCCAAACACCTTTCGGATGTTGATGACATTTCAATAAATGGGCTTGAGAATCAAGACAATCAAGAGCCTGAGCCGtatagtgatgatgatgaagtCAGTGGAGTGACACAAGGAGACAGACTTCGGGCCCTGAAAAGCCGGAGACAGCCGAAAGCCAGCGCTATCCCCCTCACATGTCCCCTAGCTGCCCTGACATCTGCACTGTGTAGTGTTGCCATCTGGTGGATTGTGTGTGACTACATTCTTCCCACCCTGCTGTTCTGTCTTGATGGCTTCAGAACACAGTAGCCATCTGGACCCTTTGACAGATAGTTTGCTGTCCTGGCTCcttggagggagaggaggaggaggagtgcttTGCAGCAAATGCCCATGCTGGCCTTATGTCCAGCCATTTCAAGGACTAAGACAGTCTTAcgttaaagtaaaaaaaaaaaacaaaaacaaaaaaacaaaaacaaaaccaaaaacaaaaaaccggtGACCGGCACTCCAGGGAAGACTAGGAACAGAAAACCCCCCAAAGGATTTAGCCAATCGGTCTGAGAACAAAGCAGACTCTGCAATGGCCTTAGCTTCTTTCCACATAAGAAGTTCATTCGATGAAGAAAATGTCACTGGCCTCTCATCCACTCACTGCCTCCGGGTTGTGGTTGAACCATTTGAGGGCCTGACTCTCGCTTTTGTAATCTCAAGTTGGACAAAAGCTGCTGTTGTGAATTTAGTCTCAGGTGTCAATACCCTGTCCTCTGCCACCAGAGAGCTGTCTGGTGAGTGTGGTGCAGGTGTATTCCTGTGATGGCAATCATGTTCGCTGCTGGCCTCCAGAAGAGTGGAGGATCTGATGGAGAGCTTTtaggtatttatttttttgttcagcCTGTGACCCTGACTTGCAGTTTATAAAGATGAACGAGGTGACCATCCCCCCAGTGGGACCCTCCATCTTAAGGTATGAATTGGTCCAATCAGCTTCACGTTCCTCTTGTTAATACTGTTGTGATGCTTACTGCGTGAACTACCCAAGCCTCTTGTTTTTCACCAAAGAGTGCTTTATTAACAATTTGTGAACACTGCTTTTAAACACTGTTGTATGTTGTTACGGTTACCAAAAACTTGCTAGAGGATATTGATGAGAGCATTGGAACCCTTTCTCAGTTAACTGGTTCTTACAAATCCTCCCTTGTGTCATTTAGGATGGAGACTTTAGAGGTGGGATGTTGTTGGATTGCTCAGTCTCGTTATAATTGTGTTTACTCCATTACATTAAACCAAAACATCAACCCTAGCATTTTTCTTTGGAAAAGCATCCTAAATAATGGTGGCTTTAACAATAAAATTGTGAGCCTTGCggtagtagtgcatgcctttaatcccagcactgggaggtagaggcaggtggatctctgggttcaaggccagccaataTTACACAAggaaatcctgtctcataaacaaaacaaaacaaaacatcaacccCAAAGTCCCAAAATTGTTAACCCTTTGTAGAGTCTTTCTCTGTAACACTGTGGAGTTTTTTCCTTGTGATTCACAGTTTGACTTTAGTGACAATCACTTACTTCTGGAGTTAGGCTGTTTGTGTATGAGAACTCACTGTTGCCTTTGGTTAGGGAATATGACTAGAAACTGTAGCatgccttttctcttctccctgctAGATGCCAGCAACACCCATGCCATGAAGCAATTTTAAAACCAGAATTTATctgctgccaaaaaaaaaaaaatcaaaaaagacagAGCCCATAATTAGAAAATACTTCATAGTTGTCTTGGTTACTTCCACAATTGAGGCTAATGGTTTTTGACTCTCCCAGTTTAGAAACTGGAGAAATGCAATATTGAAAGCCATTGACAGCCAATGCCTTCCTAAGACAGATGAATGTCTCAGTGAGCAAGCAATCTCACTTGGAAAAGCTGCCTTCCTTATAGTTGGTATTGACAGGTTAAAGTCTAGTTAATGTAAAAATACTGAAAGAATGAGTCCCCCCCCCCTCAATGTTCCTATCCTCAAACTGCATTGGCCGACCTTGGATTGGAGGCCTGAGGATTCAGTGTAAATCCTCACAAAGAGCCCCTCCCTAGGCAGCACATAGCTTTCAAGCAGTGGGAAAAGACAGTTAAGGTAAAGTTTGTTATCCCTAGATATGAATGAGTTTAAGATCTAGGTAGGACAAATGTTTCATTTACCAATAATGCTAAATCAAACTGCCTAAGTCTAAAATAGAAGCTtctcaggtgattttttttccttccctgaaCAAGCTAGGCCTGGTACTtaagagacagaaggagactTCATTCCCTGAACTAAGCTAGATTTGTTCTCATGTATCAGGATGAGTTGAACAGGGCCTGCCCACAATGGCTGGTGGTCAACAAGTTTGGGCTTCAGAGATGACCACAGTGCTTTTTGTGTTGGCAGCTCCATTCCAGCTAGAGTTGCTGCCACTGTGGTTCTTCCCTGGATTTAACTCCCTTGCTGAAGTTACTTAGGAAATGTGAGTTGGTGAGGATGCATTCCCAGGAAAACCTACTTGATGTTGTCTGGGGAGGACTGCATAGCAACTGACTGGTAACATCCAGGACCCAGAAAGTCTTTGATCAAATTAATGGAAAGTCCTTCCCATTGGGATTAGTGGACAACCTCTCCCCAAACTACAACTACCCAGAAATTTCTGGGATAGAAGACCCTGTTACTATAGAGCATGAATCAGTAGATATTGGGTGGAGGGGCCCCATTAACTTAAGAACTTTAAATACCTTTGTAAGTACATCAAGTCCTCTTCCAATAGAATTAAAATTAGAACAGTATATTTATAGGTGCCCTTGATGCTTTGGGGGAACTTATACTATCCAGAGTCCAAAAGAGGAATGTCTGTAAAGCTGGGCTTCAGAACTGTATACACATATTAATACATTTCTGAGGCCCAGCTATAACTCTTGCCTTGAGGTAAGAAGGATGGACCCTGAGTAGCACCACATTCAAAGGTAGCAGTATTTGTCTAAATAGCCACATGCTGCTCTTCCTCCTTAACTTCCCAGCTTTAACTTGACCCCCAAAACCTAGCCCCGTCCATAGTCCTGCCCTGCCCCACTGCTCCCCTCTTGGGTGGCTTCTACCTCTTGGTTTGGGCCCTGACAGGTCTTAGAGGCTTCCCAAGTGTTCTCATGAGGCTCTTTGAGCATAATCAGGTCTGGTAGACCTTTCCAGCTTTCTGGGTAGTTTGTAGCTGGAATTCCTCAGGCCTTTGTTAGCTTGAATAGCTGTCTGTGACAAGTGAGTATGTGTTCTGGAAACATCAGCtgcttttcttcatatattttttttaaagattcttacTTGCATTTTGGAAAGCAGTCAGaaaccttaaatttttttttttttaaagctgggcagttgtggcaggcagatctcttgtgagttcaagacctacctggtcttcaaagtgagttccagtatagctagggctacacagagaaaaccctgtctcaaaaaaaaaaaaacaaaaaaacaaaaaaaaaaaaaaacaaaaaaaaaaacaatagaaactaTTTTAAGATTTCTCTCCCACTGAAGTGACCTAGTGAGGATAATAGCCACTGCTCTTGCATTTCTCCATTAATCTGAGTGTTCCCCATACCTCTGAGTGGAAATACTACAGATATGTTTAAAAGATTGCCTATACTGTGTAAGAAATTACCTCCTTGATGATCGAGTAGAACTCACTGTGGGTAGTCACGTTTGTCACCTCCGTCAGATTACGGTACTGCAGTTTTACATCCATTGTTTGAAGACTTTATTGTACACTCATGTGCAGATGAAGTGATGTTTTAAATGTTACTGATGAGTCAGTATTTGATCAGTCATTGTCttgatattttattaaattgtatatttctaatcatatttttaaaagcagagaGAACTGGTTGGATGTTTATTCTCATGAAGGTATTTTTAAGATAAAGCTTCACCATAGCCTGTAAACTTGGCACATAAGTAGTTTTTGATACTTTTTATTGCATTTGAAAAATCTTGTGTATTGTAAAATGGTTTTATACAAAATACTAAATAGTAGAAATTGTATAATTTACaattgtataattaaaaatattatacagtCAAAAAAATATTCTGAGCACCTGCTGTACCCCACACCCTCAAACCCTAGAATTCCTGACACAAGTCTGTACTTAAGGACACCGGTTTAGAGATGGGCAGAGACACAAAATAGTGGGCAAACAGCAGATATTTCTGCAATTGTGCACAGCAGGGAGGATGCACAGAAAACCAGGTAATGAAAGATTTGTGTGGATCCCACCAAGAACACCGGAGTAATCTTCTACCTACCCGCAGCCCTAGGGACCACAGAGCAAGCTGCAACTGACTACACCTTGGGACTACAATTTCTCCCTTAAGTGGTTTCATAGAGCGGCAGCTCAGAGCAGGGTCAGGTAGGATGTGGGATTAGGACTGAAGGGCTCCCTTTTGCTGTAAATTTACAATCCAGGCATCAGTGCCCTCCCGATGAGGTTTGTAACTCTCAAATGACATCATTATTTTGTACATGGGCAGCACAGCCTTCAGTAGTCTACCAGTCCCCTTCCCtggtcccagcagaggcaggccttGATGCAGCAGCCTCCAGGAAGCAGGAACCCAGATGACACCTGGAATTGTTGTGTGAAGGACTTCCCAGAGCCCAAGAGGGAACAACCTGGCAGAGGGAGGCACCCCTTCAGCTCGGCAGGGTTGGATGGAGCCTCACACTTCAGTCCACCTCAGGGGTGCCTGGCATGAACTGATCCAGACACAGGTGAGCCCAGGCTGAACATAgtaatctggtgtgtgtgtgtgtgtgccccttctGGCTATGGCTGGTAATGGGACACTGGCTATCACCAGCATAGCCCATGGTGCTGCCAGCTGTGTCTGTGCACCTCTTTGAGgacagtctctctcttcctgggtTAGTGTCCTATCTGCCTCCCTGACACCAACTGATGCCACTTTTCCTACTTAGTAGGAGCAGTTGGCTTTGCTGATACTGATTCTACAGTTGGTGAGGAGACTGTGTCCTTGTCACCAGCCTCATGTCACAGATCTCAGAGAACCATTTAGGGAggaggcacaagaaacagaggaCCCTGATCTTGGATGTTTCAGCAAAGATGGCGGTGACcagggctgtgctgtgctctgcTGCCCTCTTATCTTGTGGCCTTGGCAGAGCTGTTCCCTCAGCCCCATGGTTTGTTGTGGGCGGGAGGCCAATTAAGAGTCTATGCCTCCTGGGTGTATTCCTGTGGAATGCCACCACTCCGGAAGTGTGATGGAACCTGTGGTCACTGATAGGCTCTCACTTCCTGTTTCTGCACCATGTCTCCTGGGTCACCAACAGCCTGTGCAGACCCATTGGACTCTGTTAGCTCTGGAGTCATGTCTATGGCCTCTCTATTGAGATCCTTTGTGCAGGTTTTGATTGGTTCTTAAAAGCACCAATAAAAAGTGCTCAGCCCTCCACAACATGGGATGTCTCTCTATTCTCTACATTCTTTCATTTCATAAGTTTTGATGAACTTTATGATAGTTTTTGTTAAACTTGCTATCAAGTATTTAGTCTGCAAGGATTATATTTTTGATTTAATCCacagattttttcttttatttgtgcatATAGGCATGTACTTGACTTGTCCATTTGTCACAGATCATGTATCCCTGCTGTACTTCATGAGTTTTAatgatttcatttgtatttccgTTTTTCTATGTATAGACTCACCAGGGCACTGAGTAATGATGACCTCCTTTCATGTTGCAAGTgccttttcctttgttgtttttgttgttgtttctggacTCACTGTATTGACTTAGAATGTCAGGAGCATGTTAAAGAGAGGCATTTTAATTAGGGTTACTCTTACAGAAGGGGGAATGGTGGAGTCATCTTACACCACAGGGGGAGGAGACACCTTACATCACAAGGGGTGTTAGAAGCCAAACATCCTAATCCCACCaacatctctgcctcctgcctaggAATTAGAAAGCCTGGCTACATGTTTTTACTGTGAGACATCCTCTAACTTCAGAAAACATAAGAAGACACCCCTACTTCTGCTGTGAGGCCCTAATTTCCTCTCTTCAAAGTCCCCACTACACAGTCTGTATCTGGGGCCCGGTCCTGAAAGAGCTCTGGAGCTACAGCTATGCCTTTGCCTCTGTCTGTCCATAGTTTGAATAACTTCCATGAAAAAATTCTTCACTCCCTACTGATCCATTTCAGTGTCCCTCCAATACCCGTCCCCCATTCAGAACCTTTTGCCTGTTACTTTAAAGTCTCCACAAgtttcatgttttaaaacaaCATAAATTTATACTTTAGATTTCTGCAAGTCTGAAGTCTTAAATAAAGCCTGCAGGGCTGTATTccttaaaaatctctctctctctctctctgtctgtctctctctctgtctctctgtgtgtctgtctctctctgtctctgtctgtctctgtctctgtctctgtctttctctgtctgtttctctgtctctctgtctgtctctgtctgtctctctgtctctctctgtctctgtctctctgtctctctgtctttctctgtctctgtctttgtctgtctgtctctgtttctgtctctgtctctatctctctttctccctccctctccctcttctccatgccttttctctctctctgtagccttccttctctttctccttcttttctctttctctattatACATAGAAAATGTGATGGTTAAGTTTGATAGTCATTTTGACAGGATGTAGATTCACTTAGCATTCACACTTCTTGCCAAGGTTGGTGGATGTTTCCAGAGAGACAtaactgaggagggaagactTCTTCCCCCAACATGAATGCAGCTGTGTAATGAGCCATTTTTAAGGTGTCAGGAGCTGTGCCCTCCCCCCAGGCCTGGGGCTAGCTAAAATCCACCCTTTGAGGGTCTGACCCTTTGTTCTCGAAAAAACAATGCAGTTTCCTTTGTATTACTTGGGAGTCGCTGATAGCCAACACCTGGGTCTAGCCCGGGCGAAGCACTGGGATCAAGTTGAAGTCTTGATCTGCCAGACCTATAGTTGCCTGAATCAAGCAGTCTACCTTCTGAGCAGTGTGGAACTGTGGAGCCAACACACCCTGAGCTGAGTCTCAAGAGATTCAGCCTAAGAACCTTTATATTGTCAGAACTCCAACTAACtggggccttgatcagcaattgTGTTGTCCTGGCCTTCATTCTTTTTTGctgctccctcccacccccatctaaCCCTAGCTTCTCATCCAGGGATCCAGTTTGCAGTAGCTTCGGGTAGTTACAGAATGGTGCCTGGAGCGTGGGTCCAGATACAAGAAGATCTCCTGAGGTGATCCTGTCTTCTCGAAGCTTcgtagaaaacagaaaaagatggtatcctgcatggtgagcaactatAGGTACAAAAGGTTATAGGCTAAGTGAGGCAGTGTAAACCCAACGCTGAACTTGCTTAGAGGTTTACTGTGGAATATGGGGTTGGAACtttataggcatttgtccacagccttCAAGCACTGCTTCAGGTAAAAGGAAAAGGGTTTGAAAATAGGTGTATGTCcacagccttcaagagctgcttcaggaagGGTTGaataatgagagagaaagagagaaggaaaatggagttTAAAACTCTCCTAgatgttgcattctgtagctactgcaaactgggttcctggaacagaaactgagggatggaCTGGGGAAGCAGCAAAAAGAAAGAGGGCCAGGGCGAtagtttactgatcgaggccccaactttaatggaggtcagaccattttaCAGTTTGGGcaagtccccccctcccccccccagactCTCGGCTGAGTTCCAGTCTGTTGGTTCTTGGCTCcattgctcaggcagctgggtgggtcacctgcttaattcaggaattcgtagacctgggggaacaatgaacttcaccttcactctgagcactccactctaggtggagcaggatcctgaatagcacaggaatccctgctcaacaaagtctggtagaggaagttcacctttatcaatgtggagttcctaccaagtggcatgacaccacaatatggctctgtatatttcctccctttttattaatttgaaaatgaggtagaaaacaagtggataaacatcTGTCATAAGATGACAGGCCTTAACCAGGGAGGgaaagcattgaccgtaattcctcttaagtATTGTATGATGTCTTTTTCAGAGGatgggtaataggctcccttattattttaaggacagcctctcgacgttaacccctatgcaattcggtgtacttcctggggactcagaggcagaaattcacctccccatgtggtgccttgcctcgcacttctcactggtgcccatgtttgctcataaacaaacacacatagatctgagttctatatggctccctttttggagatccacttgtgtaagttttgaagccagggggtctgcaagtgtctttaacagacactcaatctttctatccaggtgagcctgggtggagacagccagtctgcttaacaaggTCAAGTGTTAAAGGTGAAACAGGATTAACTCCTCTGCAGATGcccctgaggtatccaattcagttgcaaattagcaactcaaaaaagcagaaagcctggcctgtggggtgggggaggtagctttgtgtatcaagagataagctgttagtTCTTAGGAAaagtcagctgatcacattaaaggatataggagagtcattataactcctctttagattaaattttttctaaaatagtttaacagtctccatgttctgtcccacaatgtctaaaagcttgaagcaaggcaatttatctaatctgggacatttgacaattaaagtaagtcgagaacatatacccaatatagctcttatgttaccattgtctgggcactcagcaagtccacagtcagcatatcttcagcatgccacaccaatcactctggcagcttagcatgcttctgcagcattctgtggaaaaaacatagacatgccttcttccccaatattaattcagaatcatggcatatgtcaataagtgaattccttcatttcacccaggcatcagtatgcctcgttacaggatgtcatatacactcagcaggGAGTTGcctggcatccaaattttaaatttttcttaaaaatatacaagcataattcaaatgatatgcacggggatacaatttcccctctctttttcttttttaagaagataattttttgttttttaaaatatgttttagatTACCTCGTCTTTGAGGATAACAAACaattaaattgtcaaagacatctcaaatgaataacctttattcattaaatgTCCAGTTCCATTGTTTGTTCTAAtccaagttggaacaccaagcatatagcataacataggcaataactatgcaATTATAGAAAATAAGCGTACCATTCCCAGTTgctttttgctagagcagttgcaactagaatgcccaaaaatgaatcattagtcacatgcacatatcttaattttttaaattagaaatatgagtatcatttatttgtaataattaattaagttctctaggattaacaccattatatggtagaggtagaaattgaagacatcaagaacaaatctgtataatttgatgtgcacaaaaatacaaaattatttttaagcctttgatgatataaataatatgcttgtacatccgattgtttctatatagcctgtctgggatacaaattttatgtgccttgccttaaggggtcttgtccaggcaccttttaaaagattaattatatataagtataatgtagctgtcttcagacacaccagaagagggcgtcagagctcatcacaggtggttgtgagccaccatgtggttgctgggatccgAGTTCCAATACTCCATGATAGAGGGCCTAGCCtttaaaggctgagccatctttctaggctcacaaccataaaatgcAAGAGCTCAGCTCCCATGGCTGTCTAACCAGCCTTTGGATCAACTCTCAaatatccagaggacagtcatttaaagaacatatattttttaacttgaattacgtttgcataaataaatgtaaaaattaagaattagcagtattaaataaaggaacaatatatatatatatatatttgtatatatatatatatatatatatatatatatatatatatattattaaaagcttgatttaacatcttaaaaataggcACTACAATGACCaagtcaattatctgtgctgaaggagggagaaactcaaaagaacaagcatgtgatccaattacatgagctttactcccacagttgTTGTAGTCtttataggatgtatgtatagGAATATAACAACAAACTgtgacaaattatcttttggataacaattattaattttgcctaaggcttgccatgtaatagatcaaccatcaataataatcaatttgattgttgcatcatgtattttaaaaacattagaggcttaaatcctcttgtggcaagcttaaagcggtgtcttagccaattaatttattctatcttttggaaatcatttacttaaaaatttaaaagcccacagttaaaagcaaaggcctgtaataaaattctatgaacaacatacactgaaatatttaagatcctagcttcttgtattgaagcagagacaaaacattttttctcatataaggtaaggctattagccctTCCTTGAGGCacaaactttctaatgaaattgctttattgtttctttaaagtttgaagcaaatgcttttataattatcagaatgtaaagcaaaaaacaaccctttaaatctataataattttgtatggagtaggcaggccaaattttaatgccttcataagttctccatagcctcattaacctttcatacctttgaactgcattttgaaccacacctggataagtctgtcaagaatgttcttttggccaaacactccctaggtggggtctgcaagacaaaagcagttcctcacaagcttacactgaggaagctctgagctttgcaccaactcaaatgtaaattttttatcTGTCCAACACCCACCAGCCCtaggcaaggacattgtatgaggttcctcaaatgtaagTATCTTCTATTCTGAGCCTTTTGTCTAAccccagacccaaacccacctgtcctgcaaagACTTGTATGacggtcaaataacaaaaggaacctgtaattgcAGGGTTCCCggaaaaattctactagctgtttttaATTTCCActgagatatcctttttaatcttggagggttaaattttgcttctaccattgtagtcAATacacttgtggaaaagtggcaataggcctataatggccacagctgtatcactcttaaaatcattttaattacaaaataagataagaattgtgagcctttaactagactgcaaactgcagccaatggcacactgggaatttttattgtaactcttaattttttcttgcaataatagagcataactataactttagaagcaaatctcaattttaaacaatctattttctttaaaatcaatggcaaacacatcaTTCTtatagcacaaggtttgtctgccagtttttATGTTCAAATGTATGACAGTATAACTAATTGAAGAGACTTTATTTTAAATCCTATTCCCCACAAGTccaatttctaggataagattcacacaaaacaccatgccactttaaaagcatcttagaggcctgtatttcctgtgtcatgccacatgttgtttgAGATGGCTGTAACCTTGAGCTACCAGTtctaaactaactttttgttaccaacattataccttttaaatcatgtccaatgacttataagccaatactctatatagtcaagacatgcaaaatatacttatacctttaagaccaatttataaacaagaataaaacgattacacaaatctcataaacttaaaccaaacaaatttttcctttttctagctgtaattttgagAGAATTAAAAGAACTTTGAACCAAAACCcacaattgtagagatttttctttaggagaaacaaccaTTAACCCACTTGTCATAGACTTGAGGCTGCTGGCTCTTTTGAAAGGCAGCTCTCTAACTATATTTGACTCCTAGCTGAGTGCAGGAcacc is a genomic window containing:
- the LOC127669497 gene encoding LOW QUALITY PROTEIN: dual specificity protein phosphatase CDC14B-like (The sequence of the model RefSeq protein was modified relative to this genomic sequence to represent the inferred CDS: deleted 2 bases in 1 codon) yields the protein MKPESDRCSAWATAPPCSCCSWSSSPGVKKSCSSTPQELHRLEQDDLYLDITDPPGDPNRLCFAILYSRPKSASNGHYFSIDNELEYENFYADFGSLNLAMVYRYCCKINKKLKSITMLRKKIIHFTGTDQRKQANAAFLIGCYMIIYLGRTPEDAYRTLIFGDTAYIPFRDAAYGSCSFYITLLDCFHAVKKAMQYGFFNFNSFNLDEYEHYEKAENGDFNWIIPERFLTFCGPHSRSRLESGYHQHSPETYIPYFKNHNVTTIIRLNKRMYDAKRFTDAGFYHHDLFFPDGSTPAEAIVQEFLDICENVEGAIAVHCKAGLDRTGTLIGCYLMKHHRMTAAESIAWLRICRPGSVIGAQQQFLVMKQSSLWLEGDYFHQTLRGQENGPLREDFSKHLSDVDDISINGLENQDNQEPEPYSDDDEVSGVTQGDRLRALKSRRQPKASAIPLTCPLAALTSALCSVAIWWIVCDYILPTLLFCLDGFRTQ